AAGACCAAGGAGCCGGATGCAGGCATCACCGCCGCCGTGTTTGAAAGCTGCCGCGACCAGGGACTTATCCTGTCGAAATCCGGGCCTGATCGCTCGGTGCTGCGCATGGTGCCGCCGATGTGCCTGTCGCTGGACGATGTGGACCAGGTGGCCAATGGCATCGACCGTGCCTTCACCGAGGCCACGGCATGAGCCATGCAATAATAGCGCTGTGGTCGCATCCGCGTTCGATGTCGACCGCGTTCGAGCGCATCATGCGAGCGCGTGGCGATCTGGAATGCCTGCATGAGCCTTTCATGTATGATTATTATATCAACCGCTCGAAGCGCGAGATGCCGCATTTCGATGCGATGGATAATCATCCGCGCAGCTATGAGGGCATCCGCGACATGATCCTCGCCAAGGCGGAGGCAGGCCCGGTGTTCTTCAAGGACATGAGCTATTATGTGATGCCGCATATCATGCAGGATGAAGCTTTCCTGCGCCGCGTGACGCATAGTTTTCTGGTGCGCAATCCGAAGGCCTCGCTCACCTCCTATGCGAAGCTTGATCCGGAATTCACCAGCGAGGAACTGGGCATTGAAGCGCAGTGGCAGCAGTTGAGCGGATTGTCCGGGCGCGGGGTCGTGATCCAGAGCGAGCGGGTGCAGGTTGATCCGCAGGGCGAGATGCGGCGCTATTGGCAGGCAGTGGGGCTGGCCGACAAACCCGAAGCGTTGGAATGGGGCGATGAGAAGCCGGCCGATTGGCAACAAGTTGCAGGCTGGCATCAGGATGTGCTTTCGAGCAAAGGGGTGAAGCCGCTGACGGCGGAGAAGCTGCGCGAAATCGACGATGGTTTCGAAAAGCTGGTGGAGAGCCAGCCGCGCTTCAAGGCGATGTTCGAGCAGCATTTGCCCGCGTACGAAAAGCTCGTAGCGCAGAGTGAACGCTAGCGATCCAAAAACAGATCGCGCATCGGGGTGCTGCCGGGAACTCCAGAGTAGCCTGACAAATCAGTGATGCCTTCCTTGGCCAGCACTTCGTCGTCGATGAAGAAATTGCCGGTGCATTCGCGTGCGAGTTTCGTCAGGATCGCATGCGCCGCATCGGCGACGATGTCGGGCTTGCGGCAATGTTCTGGCTTGATGATGCCGCCCAGCATGGCGAGGGCTGCGGTTTCAATGATGGTGCGGGGCCAGAGTGCGTTGGCGGCGATGCCGATGTCGCGGAATTCTTCGGCCCAGCCCAGCACGCACAGGCTCATTCCCATTTTTGAAATCGTATAGGCCACATGTGGGCCGAACCATTTGGGATCAAGCGAAGGTGGCGGCGACAGCGTGAGGATATGCGGGTTCGCCGCTTTCTTCAGGTAAGGCAGGCAGGCTTGGGTCACCGCGAAGGTGCCGCGGATGTTCACCTGCATCATCAGGTCATAGCGGCGCATTGGCGTTTGCGCGGTGCCGGTGAGGTTGATGGCGCTGGCATTGTTGATCACGATGTCGATGCCGCCGAAAGTCTCTGCGGCTTTTTCTGTGGCGGCCTTGATGCTCTCTTCATCGCGCACATCGACGATGACGGGCAGCGCGTTGCCGCCGGCGGATTTGATCTCGTCAGCAGCGGAATAAATGGTGCCGGGCAGTTTGGCATGTTCTTCCGCCGTCTTGGCGGCGACCACTATATTGGCGCCATCACGCGCTGCGCGCAGGGCGATGGCTTTGCCGATGCCACGGCTGGCGCCGGTGATGAATAGTGTCGTGCCTTTGAGACTCATGATTTCCCCTTGCCGCCTGCGGCGAGTTCCGCTTGCTGCCATTGCACGATCCAGTCCGGCAGCGGCGGTGATGTTTCTTCGTGCCCCAGTGATTTTGCCATTTCTGCCGGGGGCATGGTGCCACCCTTCTTGACGAAGGCGGCCTTGACGATGGATTGGCACATCAGCTCGCCTTCACGCTCGATGCGATGTTCGATGAACATCCATTTTGCGTCCCAGCACAACACCTGCGTGGCCAGTGTGATGCGCTGAAACGGCTGGATGGGGCGGCGGAAGCGGATCATGCTGCCAGCAATCACCGGCATCAATCCATCGCGGCGCATCAGCTTGCCGAGGCCGCCGCGCACGATCAACTCCATTCGGCCCAGATCCATCAGCGCGAAATAGCGCGCGTTGGTCATGTGCAGGTTGAAGTCCAGGTCGGACGGCCAGCAGCGGAAATGCTGAATGATTTTCTCATTCCAGCGCATCGGCGGCGCGCGCAAGCTGGCGAGCACCACCCAGATGAGGCGGAACCACAGATTCATGATTCAGAAATGCGCATCGTCAAAGGCCATCATGGTCTTGCCACCGGCCATCACCGCCTGGAAATGCGCGGTGGCTTGCGGCAACAGACGCTCCATGAAGAAGCGCGCGGTGGACAGCTTCGCCTTGTAGAAACCTTCCGGATCATCCGTGCCGACCTTGGCGAGGCTGAGTTCCGCCATCTGCGTCCACATATAGGCGACTACTGTGTAGCCCATCAGGCGCAGATAATCGGTGGCAGCGGCCCCGGCTTCTTCAGGCTTCGAAAGCCCAACAGTCGCCACCTGCGCGGTGGCCTGCTGCAGGCGGCCGAAAGCTTTTGCGAGAGGCTCGACAAATTCTGTCATGC
This genomic interval from Aestuariivirga litoralis contains the following:
- a CDS encoding thioesterase family protein, with product MNLWFRLIWVVLASLRAPPMRWNEKIIQHFRCWPSDLDFNLHMTNARYFALMDLGRMELIVRGGLGKLMRRDGLMPVIAGSMIRFRRPIQPFQRITLATQVLCWDAKWMFIEHRIEREGELMCQSIVKAAFVKKGGTMPPAEMAKSLGHEETSPPLPDWIVQWQQAELAAGGKGKS
- a CDS encoding SDR family oxidoreductase: MSLKGTTLFITGASRGIGKAIALRAARDGANIVVAAKTAEEHAKLPGTIYSAADEIKSAGGNALPVIVDVRDEESIKAATEKAAETFGGIDIVINNASAINLTGTAQTPMRRYDLMMQVNIRGTFAVTQACLPYLKKAANPHILTLSPPPSLDPKWFGPHVAYTISKMGMSLCVLGWAEEFRDIGIAANALWPRTIIETAALAMLGGIIKPEHCRKPDIVADAAHAILTKLARECTGNFFIDDEVLAKEGITDLSGYSGVPGSTPMRDLFLDR